One Molothrus ater isolate BHLD 08-10-18 breed brown headed cowbird chromosome 4, BPBGC_Mater_1.1, whole genome shotgun sequence genomic window carries:
- the ASB5 gene encoding ankyrin repeat and SOCS box protein 5 isoform X3, with protein MSRIYNCNWLEVPWGDGDLGSWADRSPLHEAASQGRLLSLKTLLSQGYNVDTLTIDQVTPLHEACLGDHVGCARILLEAGANVNATTIDGVTPLFNACSRGSAACAELLLQYGAKAQWESCLPSPTHEAASRGHSECLEVLISWGIDVDQDLPHLGTPLYVACVSQQIHCIRKLLYAGANVQKGKHLQTPLHAAAQHSSTEIVNLLLEFGADINAKNSDFERPVDLAAPSSLVERLLLFHEATPSSLCQLCRLCIRNYIGRARLHLVPQLQLPTILKNFLQYR; from the exons GTTCTTGGGCAGATCGCTCACCTCTGCATGAGGCAGCCAGCCAAGGACGTCTTCTTTCTCTGAAGACTTTATTGTCACAG GGGTACAATGTAGACACACTAACAATTGACCAAGTAACTCCACTTCATGAAGCCTGCCTGGGAGACCATGTAGGGTGTGCAAGAATCCTCCTTGAAGCAGGAGCGAAC GTAAATGCTACAACAATTGATGGTGTAACACCTTTATTTAATGCCTGTTCGAGAGGCAGTGCAGCATGTGCTGAGCTCCTGTTACAGTACGGTGCCAAAGCTCAGTGGGAGTCCTGTCTGCCATCACCAACACATgaagcagccagcagag GTCACAGTGAATGTCTGGAGGTACTGATATCCTGGGGTATAGATGTTGACCAAGATCTTCCTCATTTAGGAACACCTCTGTATGTAGCTTGTGTTTCACAGCAGATCCATTGCATTCGAAAGCTTCTTTATGCAG GTGCCAACGTGCAGAAGGGAAAGCATTTGCAAACTCCACTCcatgctgctgcccagcatTCTAGTACAGAGATTGTAAACTTACTCCTTGAATTTGGGGCAGACATAAATGccaaaaattcagattttgagAGGCCTGTTGATTTAGCTGCCCCAAGCAGTTTAGTGGAGAGACTGCTGCTCTTCCACGAAG CCACACCATCTTCTCTTTGTCAGCTCTGCCGACTATGTATCCGAAATTACATAGGAAGAGCTAGACTGCATCTTGTTCCACAACTCCAGTTGCCAACAATACTTAAGAATTTCTTACAGTATAGATAA